Proteins encoded in a region of the Anopheles ziemanni chromosome 2, idAnoZiCoDA_A2_x.2, whole genome shotgun sequence genome:
- the LOC131280951 gene encoding MIT domain-containing protein 1 yields the protein MAQMMAVTLLTRAIEYDVVGRKLEALKLYEDGIEALLKESKAETDPKKKQHFQAKIVEYMNRAEQVKELVTRWKSKGVISDKIHIVEGATGYSYSRLFGKYFNDDIREILIEEPYVRDHYQICNVVMFCELAVSSCRNVKYIQLLTVKDSKNNDEQGRAFETLKESLQKHAVKFVVEYSEHMHDRQVILSNGYVVKIGRGLNYFKPSPSRYHLGAFNFHFRECRETNVDVFYCPENNKS from the exons ATGGCACAAATGATGGCAGTGACTCTGCTTACTCGAGCAATAGAGTATGACGTCGTGGGTCGTAAGCTGGAAGCGCTCAAACTGTACGAAGACGGAATTGAGGCCCTACTCAAAGAATCCAAAG CTGAAACAGATCcaaaaaagaagcaacattTCCAGGCGAAAATTGTTGAATATATGAACCGCGCCGAGCAAGTGAAAGAGCTCGTGACACGGTGGAAAAGTAAAGGCGTTATCAGTGACAAAATTCACATCGTCGAAGGTGCGACTGGGTATAGCTACAGTCGATTATTTGGGAAATACTTCAACGATGACATCCGGGAGATATTGATCGAGGAACCGTACGTACGCGACCACTATCAGATCTGCAATGTTGTAATGTTTTGCGAGCTGGCTGTCAGCAGTTGCCGGAACGTGAAATACATTCAGTTGTTGACCGTTAAGGACAGCAAGAACAATGACGAACAGGGACGTGCCTTCGAAACTCTCAAAGAAAGTCTACAAAAACATGCTGTAAAGTTTGTAGTCGAATATTCCGAACACATGCACGACCGTCAAGTGAT ATTGAGCAATGGCTATGTCGTCAAGATTGGCCGCGGACTCAACTACTTCAAACCATCTCCTAGTCGGTACCATCTTGGCGCGTTTAACTTCCACTTCCGCGAGTGCCGGGAAACGAACGTGGATGTCTTCTATTGTCCGGAGAACAATAAATCATGA
- the LOC131294729 gene encoding uncharacterized protein LOC131294729 — MSVDDQNIVYRIAVPGECERIREALISFFYPEELLNVSYIDENGHSPTGPTEQDIQYALSFVAQGMAAIAIDSKHGIIVGVSIARLVDLKTTEGLLDSVGSPGVSRKRAEMVKLFAYLERTGDVCGRFRTRRAYHVFVLAVDPRFRRRAIGQKLMEFQLARGKTLRFRLVSADFSNEQASRIGARLDMRCVAALALDQYRNSAGERVFEARGADNIVCTYARYV; from the coding sequence ATGAGTGTTGATGACCAGAACATTGTTTACCGCATTGCGGTGCCGGGCGAGTGTGAGCGGATTCGGGAAGCCCTGATCTCATTCTTCTACCCCGAGGAGCTTCTGAACGTGTCGTATATTGACGAAAATGGCCACAGTCCGACCGGTCCGACCGAGCAGGATATCCAGTACGCTTTATCGTTCGTGGCGCAGGGAATGgccgcgatcgcgatcgactCCAAGCATGGCATCATTGTTGGCGTTTCGATTGCACGCCTTGTCGATCTCAAAACAACAGAAGGGCTTCTGGATTCCGTTGGTTCGCCCGGTGTGTCACGTAAGCGAGCTGAAATGGTGAAACTGTTTGCCTACCTCGAACGCACCGGGGACGTTTGTGGGCGGTTCCGGACGCGCCGAGCCTACCACGTGTTTGTGCTGGCCGTTGATCCACGGTTCAGGCGTCGAGCGATCGGCCAGAAGCTGATGGAGTTTCAGTTGGCGCGCGGAAAAACACTCCGGTTCCGGCTGGTCAGTGCAGACTTTAGCAACGAGCAGGCGTCACGCATCGGAGCCCGGTTAGACATGCGTTGCGTAGCGGCGCTGGCGTTGGACCAATACCGGAATTCGGCTGGGGAGCGTGTTTTCGAGGCACGAGGAGCGGATAACATTGTCTGCACGTACGCGCGCTACGTTTGA